GGAGTCTGGCAGGGGACGCCCACAGGGGTTGAGTCGTCGTTGCATGTGGAAATAAAGAGGGGGATCACCGTGTCGTTCGGCACGTTCTGGGATTGTGCGTTCGCGGGGACCGGGGCGTCCGGGACGTTCGTCTGGGGCCCCACCGGGATATGGGCGGCAATGATCATGAGCTTGCCCTGGGCCTGACCCAGCTCGAGCTCGTTGATGAGCCAATCATACCTCTCCTGGTCGAGACAGCCCCGTGCGTAGGAGCTATAAATGGCGTAGGGATTTTCCTTGCAGGTGTCGTCGAGAACGATAACCTTTACCGGCACGTTTGATTTAGGCTCGAAGGTGTAAGAGGCCCAGTCCCGATCGAGGTTTGCCTGGGTGAGTCCGTGGCCTTTCGGGTGTGACGTGGTATTGAAGAATTCTCTCATCCATTTTAAGGACGTGGACGTATCGGTAGAGAGGCTGCGGCGGCTCGGGTCGGCTGCTACCAGGGGCGGCGTGATGGTCCCGTCTGCTCCCGCGCCGATGATAGTCCCTAAGGGGGTGGCGCCGTCGATGGTGCCCACGTAAAACCCGCGGGACTCAAAAGTGGGAAACCCTCCCGCGCCCACGAGTCCGATGTCGAGGATCGTGGGACCTGTGAGGATGCGCCGCACGTAGTCCGTATAAGTAAGAGTGCCCAGCCAATACTGATCGTGATTGCCGATGACCACATACCAGGGGATCGACTTGTCGAGGCCGGCCGCCTGGTAGGGCCTCTGGTAATCTATCGAGCCTGCCCCCTTGTGCGCTCCCGAGCTGGGATTGATCCGCTTCCCGTCTATGACGTCGATAAACCACCTGAGCTCGTTATACTGAGTATTGTTCGCATCATCCCCCAAAGAGATGCCGAAATCGAAGGGGGTCTGTACGTGGAGGGCATTGACCGTCTGGATCGCCGCGTCGAGGACGTGGGTGGTGGAAAGGATGACCGGTGAGTAGGCCGAGGTATTTACATTTCCGTAAGGCGCCACCGTTCCGGGATAGACGCTTTGGGCAGGTGATTCTTTATCGGTAATATGGATGTCCGAGATGGAGAAGAAATTGAGAAGGGTTTCGACCGGGGTGCGCGCCCCTGCCGCGCCGCCATTGGGGAGAAGGGGGCCGTAATCTACGGGAGCGCCCATGGGATCGTAGCTGGTGTAGCCCTGGGCGGCGTACTGGTCGACCTCGGTTATGGTAAGCTCCTGCGCCCCGGGAATGGCGAGAGGCCTTATCGTCCGCTGAAGGGTAGTATACACATCGGAGGAGATCGGATAGGTAGGCGGCGCCCCGTATGCGGGGCACAGGAGGGTGAGAGACAGAAAGAGCAGGAAGAGGGAGACGGTGATCTTCCGCCCGGCAGATCGTGCAGCGGGACTGCAGTGCTTCAAGATGTTTTTCATTTTTGTTCCCCTATGTCTTGTTAACATCGTCTTGATTCCTCCGGAGATATTTTTGTGCAGTTGAGGAGCCGCAAGGAAGAAGACGGCGGCTTTTTCCAGCCCCATGCGGCGGCACCGCTGCACTCTATTTGATTATCGAATCTCGTGATTATTTCTTAATCGGATGAAGGCGTCCTTGCGGCAATCGACGAAAATATGTATGATAGCCGATCGAGACCAGCAGTGCCGTACATACGGGGATGGACCAAATATATGAACGGTATTAATAGAAAAGAGCGAGAGGAGTAAATTTTATGGACAGGAAAATGTCGATCTTTATGACTTTGGTGCTATGGGTCATAACCATGCTCCTTTTTTGTGCTGAAACTCTCGGTGCCCAGACCGGTCCCGACCCTGCCGTGGTACGGACGGATAAAGGCCTGGTCCGCGGCCTCATCCACGAGGGGGTGCGGGAATTCAAAGGTATACCTTACGCCCGGCCTCCGGTAGGCGAGCTGAGGTGGAGTACGCCAAAGGACGCCACTGCCTGGACCGGCATCCTCGACGCCACAAAATATAAAAATGCCTGTCCCCAGCTCAAGCGGTACGGGATCCCCGAAGCGAGTTATAACGAAGATTG
The DNA window shown above is from Syntrophorhabdaceae bacterium and carries:
- a CDS encoding TIGR03768 family metallophosphoesterase; this translates as MKNILKHCSPAARSAGRKITVSLFLLFLSLTLLCPAYGAPPTYPISSDVYTTLQRTIRPLAIPGAQELTITEVDQYAAQGYTSYDPMGAPVDYGPLLPNGGAAGARTPVETLLNFFSISDIHITDKESPAQSVYPGTVAPYGNVNTSAYSPVILSTTHVLDAAIQTVNALHVQTPFDFGISLGDDANNTQYNELRWFIDVIDGKRINPSSGAHKGAGSIDYQRPYQAAGLDKSIPWYVVIGNHDQYWLGTLTYTDYVRRILTGPTILDIGLVGAGGFPTFESRGFYVGTIDGATPLGTIIGAGADGTITPPLVAADPSRRSLSTDTSTSLKWMREFFNTTSHPKGHGLTQANLDRDWASYTFEPKSNVPVKVIVLDDTCKENPYAIYSSYARGCLDQERYDWLINELELGQAQGKLMIIAAHIPVGPQTNVPDAPVPANAQSQNVPNDTVIPLFISTCNDDSTPVGVPCQTPGAPIANNDPVPPYSVVTDAMLLQTLHNYSNVILWISGHRHINTVTPQPGPSPEFGFWEVETSSLRDHPQQFRTFNIVRNAENTVSIFVTNVDPAVQGDSPAAKSRGYSIAAGRIAAGTVGQGLTDTTPHVFNAELIKPLATPYTMTVNVTGPGTVAMGPYQAATCAVGTPCTGSYLPGTQVTLTPTPGSGAAFAGWSACAGKSTCTITMTGNIAVTATFTSAPTAAVTPLYKNFGNVRTGRTAIATFTVKNTATKGIADLTITDLSITSTTGDADQFSIVAGKDRCSGRTLAPGRTCTFQAAFTPTSVRAKSAVINLVSDDPATPTATQIWGVGK